Proteins from one Belonocnema kinseyi isolate 2016_QV_RU_SX_M_011 chromosome 8, B_treatae_v1, whole genome shotgun sequence genomic window:
- the LOC117178556 gene encoding hemolymph lipopolysaccharide-binding protein-like produces MNLGLLVFVVVQVWIAEAGPIIESTTSSDLCPCSKNGTSQVQSSVTGSVPMGLPSSFNMEHMHTTLVHGMPCVCNVGFRSAAVRDDYHYTPGVGAHKLHTRAVIWNEARKMCNDEGAQLAIINSFTEAHVLMEMFNRSGPVKGASYEDVAFLGIHDLYKEGEWVTIQGDSLFKTGYTRWSDKWGGQPDNGGGKQNCGVFLKEGGLDDVSCEVPFAFFCEISNVQFLH; encoded by the exons ATGAATTTGGGACTACTTGTTTTTGTCGTTGTACAAGTTTGGATTGCGGAAGCTGGACCTATCATAGAATCGACAACAAGTTCTGATTTATGTCCTTGTTCCAAAAATGGGACAAGTCAGGTTCAATCAAGCGTGACGGGATCTGTACCTATGGGATTGCCCTCATCATTCAACATGGAACATATGCATACCACTCTGGTTCATGGAATGCCTTGTGTTTGCAATGTCGGATTCAGAAGTGCGGCTGTCAGAGATGACTATCACTATACTCCTGGAGTTGGAGCTCATAAACTTCACACCAGAGCTGTCATCTGGAATGAAGCCAGGAAGATGTGTAACGACGAGGGTGCACAACTAGCTATCATCAATTCATTCACTGAAGCTCAT GTACTAATGGAAATGTTCAACCGGTCTGGGCCAGTAAAGGGAGCATCCTACGAAGACGTGGCCTTCCTAGGCATTCACGATTTATACAAAGAGGGCGAGTGGGTGACCATCCAGGGAGATTCTCTTTTCAAGACCGGCTACACGCGGTGGAGCGACAAATGGGGCGGACAACCCGACAACGGAGGTGGCAAACAAAATTGTGGTGTCTTCCTCAAAGAGGGCGGTCTCGACGACGTTTCTTGTGAGGTGCCTTTCGCCTTCTTCTGCGAAATTTCCAACGTACAGTTCCTTCACTGA